The DNA segment GCCCTGCACTACCCGGAGGTTTATCTGGTCCTCGGATACACCATTCATCCTTGCGGCCTCAAATATAGTCTTTATGCCCTCCACATCCTGGCCGAACATGGGGTATATGAAGGGTGAGATACCGAAGACCTTGCCGTAGCCACCCTCGCCTATGAGCTGGGGGCTCCTCTCGTCGAAGCCCCAGACATTTGTAAGGAGTAGGGCGTCAAGCCCCACCTTAGCCATAGCCCTACCGAGGAGGCTGCAGCTGCTTATGGTGTTGCCGCACCACACATAGTCCGGGTCGGCGGAGAGCATCTCCCTGGCTATCCTCTCGGCATCGGCCTCAGTAGCCCTTAGGGGGAGGTCGTAGTCGCCTACTATCTGGAGCCCGAGAGCGGAAGCCGCCTTTTTAATGGCCCCTATTGGGCTCCTGGAGTACGCCACCTTGCTGTCATAGGCCAGCGCCAGCTTGCCCTGGCCGAACTCGCTGGCCAGGAAGGCGAGGCCGGAGCAGGCTTGTGTGCTGTAGTCTGGGGCGGGGTAGAAGTTGAAGGGCTTTACGAGAAGCTTGGCCGAATAGCTTGCGGAGATGTACGTTATCTTGTCGGTTGCCACCTGGTCGGAGAGCTTCTCGGTGTCGGCGGTTCCCCATCCAATCACAGCTATGACTCCATACCTGTCCCTAAACTCCCTGTAGTACTCCTCGGCTGTTGTGGGGTTGTAGGCGTAATCCCTTTT comes from the Aeropyrum camini SY1 = JCM 12091 genome and includes:
- a CDS encoding ABC transporter substrate-binding protein; amino-acid sequence: MAQNRTLIYAAAAVVVLVIIAAAAYFLMGGEEAAGGAGGEKTITINVGLLVDETGPTSDVGKGYALGAELAFKYFNEKGIYTKDGVRVNINYIKRDYAYNPTTAEEYYREFRDRYGVIAVIGWGTADTEKLSDQVATDKITYISASYSAKLLVKPFNFYPAPDYSTQACSGLAFLASEFGQGKLALAYDSKVAYSRSPIGAIKKAASALGLQIVGDYDLPLRATEADAERIAREMLSADPDYVWCGNTISSCSLLGRAMAKVGLDALLLTNVWGFDERSPQLIGEGGYGKVFGISPFIYPMFGQDVEGIKTIFEAARMNGVSEDQINLRVVQGFVNVWLLIKAIESVDSQDLQERGGEALKEALEANTFNLGGITADTIDYEPGFHLAYRKVFIIKLGENGELQLMGKFEAPSEVDCARYTIEEGG